A stretch of DNA from Variovorax paradoxus:
GCGCCAAGCCGACCAGCCCGATCAGTTGGGCGTCGCTGCGCAAAGAGGGGCCTGAAGCCGCGGTGGGCGTGGAAGTGGATGACATGGATTGCTACAAAAAACCCGGGGGACCTGCGATGCTATGCGGCGCCGACGCGGCAGAATGGCGATACAGCGACAACATTTGTCGAAACCATGCCAAGCGCCGCTCCTCCGACCGCTCCACCCGCTCCCGAGCCCGCCACGCCCGCCAAGGCGCGCGGAACGCCCACCGCGCCGACCACCAGCGTGGGCCCGCTCACGCCGCACCTGTACGCCCCCGACGCCGTGCGCCCGCTGCGCGCCAAGGAACACTTTTTAAGCGCCGACACGCTGGTCGAACTGCACGAGCACCCGTGGCCGCAACTCACGTTCTCGACCCGCGGCGTGATCCGCCTGAGCACGCAGGACGGCAGCTACATCGTGCCGCCGTCGCGCGCGCTCTGGGTGCCGGCCAACATGCAGCACAGCATCACGCTGATCGAAGACGCCGAGTTGCGCACCGTCTACCTGCACGCCTGGATCGCGCCCACCTGGGAGAAGTGCGAGGTGCTCGAAATCAGCCCGCTGCTGCGCGCGCTGATGCTCGCGCTCGACACCACGCCCGACGGCCTGCCGCCGGCCGACCCGCATGCGCCGCAGCGCGAACGCATGATCGCGCCGCTGCTGGTCGACGAGGTCGAACGCGCCACGCAGATCCGCATCGACGTGCCGTTGCCTTCCGACAAGCGCCTGCGGCAACTGTGCGAGACGCTGCTGCGCAACCCGGCCGACCGCGCCACGCTGGCCGAGCGCGCGGCCGCCATCGGTGCCAGCGAGCGCACGGTGGCGCGCCTATTTCGCGACCAGCTCGGCATGAGCTGGCAGCAATGGCGCCAGCAGGCCGTGATGGCGCATGCGCTGCCGCTGCTGGCACGCGGCATGGCGGTGAGCCAGGTGGCGTCGGCCAGCGGCTACGCCACCGACAGCGCCTTCTGCGCCATGTTCAAGGCAGCCACCGGGCGCTCGCCCACCTCGTTCCAGCACAAGAAACGAACGGCCACCCTTTGATGCCGCAGGGCATGGACGGGGCACGTCATGGGGCTCTGGCAAGATCGGCGACCGACACCATGCACTCACCGATCCCCCTGCACATCGCGGCCGAGACCCGGCCTGCAACGTGGACCGCCGACATCTGGCTGCGCATTCGCCGCCATTTCCTGCTGAAGGCGGTCGGCACCACGGCCTTCACGTGGCTGTTCTTCATCGGCTACTTCCACCTGCTGCGCAACCCGGCCTTTCCGGTCACGGTGATGCCGCTGACGCCGCTGGACCACCTGATTCCGTTCCAGCCCTACACGCTCGGCGCCTACCTGTCGCTGTGGGTGTACGTGGGCTTTGCGCCGGGCCTGCAGCTCACCTTTCGCGAGCTGGTGGTGTACGGGCTGTGGATCGGCGCGCTGTGCCTGAGCGGCCTGGGCCTCTTCTATGTCTGGCCGACGCAGATTCCGCCGCTGAGCATCGACGTCTCGGGCTACCCCGGCTTCGCGATGCTGCAGGGCGTGGACGCGGCGGGCAACGCCTGCCCGTCGATGCACGTGGCGGTCGCCATCTTCACCGCGGTGCGGCTGGCCGACGTGCTGCGCGCGGCGCGCACGCCGTGGCTGTTGCAGGCGATCAACTGGGCCTGGTTTGCCGCCATTGCCTACTCCACGCTGGCGGTCAAGCAGCACGTGGTGCTCGACGCCGTGGCCGGCGCGCTGCTCGGGCTGGCCTTCGCGCTGCCCTCGCTGCGCTGGCGTCCCGGGAATCGCTGACCCGAGGATTTCCCTAGGATCGAAGCGGATATCATCAATCACCATTGATCACATTCACCACAGGCCGAGCGAGGAAGGGATCGACCCCGTGGCCCGCCACCCGCAAGGGACAGGCAGCCCATCGATCAACGGCGGCACAAGACGACAGGCATCGCAGATGAGTTCGCTGAAGGAATTGCAGGACCTGATCCACGAGAAGTACGGCATCGAACCGTCCAAGCTCGACCCCCACGCCTCGATGCGTGAAACCGGCGGACTCGATTCGCTGGCACTGGCCGAATTCCTGTTCGCCATCGAAGACCATTTCGGCATCACCATGCCCGACGAAGACGCGACCATCGACACCCTGGCCGAGCTCGCGCAGCTGGTCGACAAGGTCCGGGCCGCCAAGCCAGCGTGAGCACGCACGAAGTCGCCGTCACCGGACTGGGCGTCATGGCGCCCCACGGCGACGCGCCCGGCGCGCTGTTCGATGCGCTGTTGCAGGGCCGCTCGGCTCTTGCGCCGGTTTTTCCTGAACTCCCCAAACCCGCCGCCGCCGCCACGGTCGCTTTCGACGAAACGCGCTGGTTCACCAAGCTGCAGCTCGCGGGCGTCGACCGCGTGAGCCAGCTCGCCGTGGCCGCCGCCGACCTCGC
This window harbors:
- a CDS encoding phosphatase PAP2 family protein, with product MHSPIPLHIAAETRPATWTADIWLRIRRHFLLKAVGTTAFTWLFFIGYFHLLRNPAFPVTVMPLTPLDHLIPFQPYTLGAYLSLWVYVGFAPGLQLTFRELVVYGLWIGALCLSGLGLFYVWPTQIPPLSIDVSGYPGFAMLQGVDAAGNACPSMHVAVAIFTAVRLADVLRAARTPWLLQAINWAWFAAIAYSTLAVKQHVVLDAVAGALLGLAFALPSLRWRPGNR
- a CDS encoding AraC family transcriptional regulator, with product MPSAAPPTAPPAPEPATPAKARGTPTAPTTSVGPLTPHLYAPDAVRPLRAKEHFLSADTLVELHEHPWPQLTFSTRGVIRLSTQDGSYIVPPSRALWVPANMQHSITLIEDAELRTVYLHAWIAPTWEKCEVLEISPLLRALMLALDTTPDGLPPADPHAPQRERMIAPLLVDEVERATQIRIDVPLPSDKRLRQLCETLLRNPADRATLAERAAAIGASERTVARLFRDQLGMSWQQWRQQAVMAHALPLLARGMAVSQVASASGYATDSAFCAMFKAATGRSPTSFQHKKRTATL
- a CDS encoding acyl carrier protein, translating into MSSLKELQDLIHEKYGIEPSKLDPHASMRETGGLDSLALAEFLFAIEDHFGITMPDEDATIDTLAELAQLVDKVRAAKPA